One stretch of Lolium rigidum isolate FL_2022 unplaced genomic scaffold, APGP_CSIRO_Lrig_0.1 contig_46162_1, whole genome shotgun sequence DNA includes these proteins:
- the LOC124681526 gene encoding guanosine deaminase, producing the protein MDEAKVVEAKDGTIAVASAFPGHQEAVQDRDHKFLSKAVEEAYRGVDCGHGGPFGAVVVCNDEVIVSCHNMVLNYTDPTAHAEVTAIREACKKLGKLELSDCEMYASCEPCPMCFGAVHLSRIKRLVYGAKAEAAIAIGFDDFIADALRGTGFYQKANMEIKRADGNGALLAEQVFENTKEKFRMY; encoded by the exons ATGGACGAAGCCAAGG TTGTGGAGGCCAAGGATGGAACCATCGCGGTTGCTTCTGCATTTCCTGGTCATCAGGAAG CTGTACAGGACAGGGATCACAAGTTCCTATCAAAAGCTGTTGAAGAAGCTTACCGAGGAGTGGACTGTGGCCATGGAGGTCCATTTGGTGCAGTGGTTGTCTGCAATGACGAAGTGATAGTTAGTTGCCATAACATGGTTCTAAATTACACTGATCCAACTGCGCACGCTGAAGTAACTGCAATAAGAGAG GCTTGCAAAAAGCTTGGGAAACTTGAGCTCTCCGATTGCGAAATGTATGCGTCCTGCGAACCTTGCCCCATGTGCTTTGGTGCTGTTCATCTATCCCGGATCAAG AGGCTGGTGTATGGGGCCAAGGCAGAAGCTGCTATTGCCATTGGATTCGATGACTTCATTGCTGATGCTCTCAGAGGAACTGGGTTCTACCAGAAGGCCAACATGGAGATAAAGCGCGCAGATGGCAATGGAGCTCTGCTTGCTGAACAAGTCTTCGAGAACACTAAGGAGAAATTTCGAATGTACTAA
- the LOC124681525 gene encoding guanosine deaminase-like, whose amino-acid sequence MVLNHTDPTAHAEVTAIREACKKLGKNDLSDCEMYASCEPCPMCFGAVHVSRIKRLVYGAKAEAAIASGINTLGGTGFYPTPNMEIKRADGIGALLAEQVFEKTKGKFRM is encoded by the exons ATGGTTCTGAATCACACTGATCCAACTGCCCATGCTGAAGTAACTGCAATAAGAGAG GCTTGCAAAAAGCTTGGAAAAAATGATTTGTCAGATTGCGAAATGTATGCATCTTGTGAACCTTGCCCGATGTGCTTTGGCGCTGTGCATGTATCCCGGATCAAG AGGCTGGTGTATGGAGCAAAGGCAGAAGCTGCTATCGCCAGTGGGATCAATACTCTCGGAGGAACTGGGTTCTACCCGACACCCAACATGGAGATAAAGCGCGCAGATGGCATTGGAGCCCTTCTTGCTGAACAAGTCTTTGAGAAGACTAAGGGAAAATTTCGAATGTAG